Genomic window (Methanotorris formicicus Mc-S-70):
ATCTCCGCAGCGGTTCCTGGCATTGAATTTAAACCATTCTCTTTGAGCATTTTTAACGCTTCTTTAACATCAATCCCCGCATTCTCAGCGGCAAAATAAACCTCCATTGGTGAAAATGCATGGATGTGTATGCCCCCATAAGGTTTTGTAACTTCATGAACTTTCTTCAATATCTCTATTTGGAAGTAGGTATCAACCTTAGGATGCAAACCCCCTTGAATACAGACCTCTGTTGCCCCAATCTTTTTAGCCTCTAATGTCCTCCTTGCTATCTCATCAACATCCAAAAAATATGCATTTTCGTCATTTTCATTAACTCTAAATGCACAAAATTTGCAATCCCCCACACAGATGTTTGTAAAGTTTATGTTCCTATTAACAACATAGGTAACAATATCCCCAACTTTCTCTCTTCTCAATTCATCGGCAAACCTCAAAATATCAAAAAACAATTCATCATTTTCAAACAATTCTAAACACTCCCTCTTTGAAATCTCCCTTTCTCTAAATTTTTCTAAATCCATTTAACCACCATGGAAACTTATGGATTAAATTTGATTTTACACTTATGATACACTGTAAAATTTTAAATAAGCATTATTTTTCTTAAATTTTGGAATAGTATCATACAATATTATTGAATTTTAGTAATTATAACAATTTATAATACAAACAATCATACTTTAAACTTTTATTTAATTTTGATTAATTTATCATTTGGTTTTTATTACTTTTTCTTTTATTTTGTCAGTAGTATTTTTAATATATATATTAGAATTTTTAATTTATATTGTAGAGTTTTTTGCCTAATTCAGAAATACATATACTTTATATACTTTTCGATTTAAGTTAAATGGAAAATTAAATTATTAGGTATTGGAAGATAATAGTAATACTAATAGATATCAAAAATTTCGAAATGTAAAAGTTGAAAAGGTGAAAAAATGAAATTTGGTATAGAGTTTGTTCCAAATGAATCAATTCAAAAACTCTGTTACTATGTTAAGTTAGCAGAAGATAACGGGTTTGAATACTGTTGGATTACTGATCACTACAACAACAGAAATGTTTACATGGCATTAACCGCAATTGCTGCAGCAACAAACAAAATTAAGTTAGGGCCTGGAGTTACAAATCCATACGTTAGAAGTCCTGCTATAACAGCATCAGCAATCGCTACATTAGATGAGTTATCAGGGGGTAGGGCTGTTTTAGGTATTGGTCCTGGAGATAAAGCAACATTTGACGCTTTAGGAATTGAGTGGGTTAAACCAGTTACAACATTAAAAGAATCAATTGAAGTTATGAGAAAATTGTTAGCAGGAGAGAGAGTTTCATTTGAAGGAAATGTTGTTAAAGTTGCTGGTGCAGGTTTAGCAATAAAACCACTCCAAGAAAAAGTTCCAGTTTATATGGGGGCTCAAGGACCAAAAATGTTAGAAACAGCAGGAATGATTGCTGATGGAGTCCTTATAAATGCATCAAACCCAAAAGACTTCGAAGCAGCAATTCCATTAATTAAGAAAGGTGCTGAAGCAGCAGGAAGA
Coding sequences:
- the mer gene encoding 5,10-methylenetetrahydromethanopterin reductase, translated to MKFGIEFVPNESIQKLCYYVKLAEDNGFEYCWITDHYNNRNVYMALTAIAAATNKIKLGPGVTNPYVRSPAITASAIATLDELSGGRAVLGIGPGDKATFDALGIEWVKPVTTLKESIEVMRKLLAGERVSFEGNVVKVAGAGLAIKPLQEKVPVYMGAQGPKMLETAGMIADGVLINASNPKDFEAAIPLIKKGAEAAGRSMDEIDVAAYACMSVDKKAEKAKQAAVPVVAFIAAGSPPVVLERHGIDMEKVEKIRNALKSGDFGTAFGTVDDAMLEAFSIYGTPEEVAEKCKKLAEMGVTQIVAGSPIGPSKDTAIKLIGKKVIPALKE